In one Amaranthus tricolor cultivar Red isolate AtriRed21 chromosome 8, ASM2621246v1, whole genome shotgun sequence genomic region, the following are encoded:
- the LOC130821551 gene encoding photosystem II CP47 reaction center protein-like — IIAIGWLGHPVFRHKEGRELFVRRMPTFFETFPVVLIDGDGIVRADVPFRRAESKYSVEQVGVTVEFYGGELNGVSYSDPATVKKYARRAQLGEIFELDRATLKSDGVFRSSPRGWFTFGHASFALLFFFGHIWHGSRTLFRDVFAGIDPDLDVQVEFGAFQKIGDPTTRRQGV; from the coding sequence attatagcTATTGGATGGTTAGGACACCCTGTTTTTAGACATAAAGAAGGACGTGAACTTTTTGTACGCCGTATGCCTACTTTTTTTGAAACCTTTCCGGTCGTTTTGATCGACGGGGACGGAATTGTTCGAGCTGATGTTCCTTTTAGAAGAGCGGAATCTAAGTATAGCGTTGAACAAGTAGGTGTAACTGTTGAGTTTTATGGTGGCGAACTCAACGGAGTCAGTTATAGTGATCCTGCTACTGTGAAAAAATATGCTAGACGTGCTCAATTAGGTGAAATTTTCGAATTAGACCGTGCTACTTTGAAATCAGATGGTGTTTTTCGTAGTAGTCCGAGGGGTTGGTTTACCTTTGGACATGCTTCCTTTGCCCTACTATTCTTCTTCGGACACATCTGGCATGGGTCGCGAACTTTGTTCCGAGATGTTTTTGCCGGTATTGACCCCGATTTGGATGTTCAAGTAGAATTTGGCGCATTCCAAAAAATTGGAGATCCAACTACAAGAAGACAAGGAGTTTAA